One Punica granatum isolate Tunisia-2019 chromosome 3, ASM765513v2, whole genome shotgun sequence genomic window carries:
- the LOC116200523 gene encoding pentatricopeptide repeat-containing protein At2g28050 has translation MSKQVCLQSFLRTLRTAKKGLRPHNLSPLLCQETLELISGSPPSISSFSSSSSLTAFLSELDLPSLRRLLSDHYIPSSTCLNLFNFLLRSPPPSLSFQPDLRSHLILICRLLKATNFSEAVKLMKSVLVDQILAHPFPLIADELWSCPAKPRTVAKFFNLMLQVYSENRLFGEALMAFDYMKGNGIEINERTCTMHLLALKRCGEVRMSVDFFDRMIESGVPISVYSLTAVVDGLCRSGEIKMGRELVEEMLSRGTVRPNVVTFNVLIAACSKRWNFDELESVLRLMEEVAVGFNLKTYKFLIDGFTSSGKVGDAKRLLAEMHDKGLRVDAHLYNLIINAYSISGAAESTVSLFDEMTKRGVVKNPDTYWALISGLCRAGKMGAVRGYMREMQRKGFELEKVMLETVMEGFCRVGMVDSEFRWQRKGSVVLPSSVLKGRRGNCGNRVRKVRRKESAVG, from the coding sequence ATGTCCAAACAAGTCTGTCTGCAGAGCTTCCTCAGGACCCTCAGAACCGCCAAGAAGGGTCTCCGCCCCCACAACCTCTCCCCCCTCCTCTGCCAAGAAACCCTAGAACTCATCTCCGGCTCCCCACCTTCCatctcctccttctcctcctcctcctccttgacCGCTTTCTTATCCGAGCTCGACCTTCCTTCCCTCCGCCGGCTCCTTTCCGACCACTACATCCCCTCCTCCACCTGCTTAAACCTCTTCAACTTCCTCCTCCGGAGCCCGCCGCCCTCGCTCTCCTTCCAGCCCGATCTCCGGTCCCACCTGATCCTCATCTGCCGGCTCCTCAAGGCCACCAACTTCTCCGAGGCGGTGAAGCTGATGAAATCCGTCTTGGTGGATCAGATCCTCGCACACCCTTTTCCCCTGATCGCCGATGAACTCTGGAGCTGCCCTGCTAAGCCGAGAACCGTCGCCAAGTTCTTCAACCTGATGCTCCAAGTTTACTCCGAAAACCGGCTGTTCGGTGAAGCTTTAATGGCTTTTGATTACATGAAGGGTAATGGGATTGAGATCAATGAGAGGACCTGTACAATGCATTTGTTAGCCCTCAAGAGATGCGGTGAGGTGAGAATGTCGGTTGATTTCTTCGACCGGATGATCGAGTCGGGCGTTCCAATCTCGGTGTATTCGTTGACTGCCGTGGTCGATGGGCTCTGCAGAAGTGGGGAGATCAAGATGGGCAGAGAACTGGTGGAGGAAATGCTGAGCAGAGGAACTGTCAGACCAAATGTCGTGACTTTCAATGTCCTCATTGCTGCCTGTTCTAAGAGGTGGAATTTCGATGAACTAGAGTCGGTGCTGCGGCTGATGGAGGAGGTGGCGGTCGGATTCAATCTCAAGACGTATAAGTTCTTGATCGACGGGTTCACAAGCTCCGGGAAGGTCGGGGATGCCAAGAGGCTGCTCGCCGAGATGCACGATAAGGGCCTCAGAGTGGACGCCCATCTTTACAACCTAATAATCAATGCTTATAGCATATCGGGGGCCGCTGAGAGCACGGTGTCACTGTTCGATGAAATGACCAAGAGAGGTGTAGTGAAGAATCCCGATACGTACTGGGCGTTGATAAGTGGCCTCTGCAGGGCTGGAAAGATGGGCGCAGTCCGGGGATACATGAGGGAAATGCAGAGGAAAGGGTTCGAGTTGGAGAAGGTCATGCTGGAGACAGTCATGGAGGGTTTCTGCAGGGTAGGGATGGTCGATTCCGAGTTTCGATGGCAGAGAAAGGGTTCGGTCGTTCTGCCAAGCTCAGTCCTCAAAGGAAGGCGAGGCAATTGCGGAAATCGAGTAAGAAAGGTGAGGCGAAAAGAGTCCGCTGTGGGATGA